From Archaeoglobus sulfaticallidus PM70-1:
CCTCAGCTCGCCATTCTTCAACTCATCCTCAACCTCGAGCCTGACATTTTTTGAGAGAGAAGAGTGATGTGCCTTTATTGGAAAGTCGCTTCCAAGCTTTTTCTTTAGGTTGTAAACAACCCTCTCCGTAGCACTCCTCGTGTTCGTGAATATCAGCGTTGTTTTTGATGATTTAACCAAATCCGCAAGAGTGTTGTAAAGCTTTTCGCTGATCTGCTCTGAACTTTCTCTGAAAAAGTCCTTGACTGGAGAGATCACCTTTATGTCTATCGGTTTGAGAAAGCTGACATCAGCGATTATGCAATCCCTCACCTTGCCATTCTCAAACCCAACTAGGAACTTTGCAACCTCTTCAAGAGGGTGGATGGTGGCTGACAGACCTATTCTCACCATTCTGCCTTCCTGGATCTCTTGAAGCCTTTCTATAGATAGGGAGAGATGAGTACCTCTCTTGTTCTCAGCAATCGCATGTATTTCATCAACAATCAAAAAATCGAGGTTGCTGAGGTGCTTTGAAAACTTCGGACTGACAAGAATAATCGAGAGGGTTTCAGGGGTGGTTATCAGGATGTGAGGTGGTTTTCTCACCTGTCTCTGCCTCTCTGATGGATCAGTGTCTCCAGTTCTCACACCTATCCGTATCTTCTGGAGCTTCAGGCCTTTGCTTTCGGCAATCTCATATATCTCCTTCAGCGGCTCCTCCAGATTTTTCCGTATATCATTGTTGAGAGCTTTTAGCGGAGAAACATAGAGCGTATAAACCTTGTCTTCAAGCCTGTTTTTCTCTGCAAGGTCTATAAGCATGCTTATTGAAGCCAGAAAAGCTGCAAGGGTTTTTCCACTTCCTGTGGGTGAGGAGATCAGGATGTTGTTCCTGTTCAGAGCCTCAACTATCGCATGCTTCTGAGGAGGGGTAAAAGATCTATACTTGCCCTTAAACCACTCCACAACCAGAGGGTGGAGGAATTTTTCTATCTCTTCATCTGAATACTCCTTCCCCTCAACTATACCTCTGCTACCTCTGCTTCCAGAAACATCCATTTAAAGAAGTGTAGGTTATGATGTTTATAGGCTTTGTGAGGAAATGAAAATAAAAAATAATCAGGTCTTCACTTCCTCAACGATTCTGACCTTCTGCTTTGTTACAAGGCTCACGGCTATGAATGTCACTGTCGATACCGGAAGTGCTACTACTATTGGATCCACGACTGTCCACGGAAACTGTGCGATCGTGTTAACTCCGAATATCAGCTTGCAGATACCGAGTTCACTTGCCTCTTTTGCATGCACGAATGTCAGGTAAATCAAAGAGATAGTAAAGCCGGCGAGAATGCTTGTGATCGCACCTTCTCTGCTCGCTTTGCTCCAGTACAGTCCACCGAGATATGCAGGAAGGAAGGATGAGGCACAGAGGGCAAAGAATATCGCAGTTCCTCTCGCGATGACACCGGGTGGGAGGATGTATGCCAGAAATATGCTGAAAACTATTCCTATGGCAATCGCTATTCTCGTTATTAGTATCGTCTTCTCATCATACCTACCCTTCATGAGTCCAGCCTGAAATACATCCCTGCCGAGTGCCGAGCCTATCGTATGGAATTGACTGCTGAGTGTTGACATTGCTGCTGCCAGAAGTGTCACGAGGAACAGCACAACGAACCAGTCCGGCATGAAGGAGTTTATGAACGCAGGAATTATCTTGTCCACATTCCCACCAGCAACCGCAATGGATGGTTTTCCAACCGTTTCGAGGAAGTATGCATTGCTCAAAGCCCCAACAATGAACGATGTTCCAACCATTATGAATATGAAGAAGGCTCCAATTGGAACTGCTCTATCGAGGTCCCTGTCACTGCCAACGGTCATAAGCCTGACTGCAAGCTGTGGTTGTGCGAGGACACCTATTCCAACTCCAAGAATCAGGGAGGATACGAGCACCCACCATGCTACCGAGCCCAGAGTTGGAAATGCTGTCCATCCGTTGTGGCCGGGAATCTTGGATGAGAATATTTCAACAGCCAGATCGTTGTAAGATGTTAGCGTTTCATGGGCAGGTATAACGCCACCAAAGAAAGCATACGTTGAGATCAGCAAGAAGATCATGCTCACAAGCATTATCCCGCCCTGAAATGCATCCGTGTATATGACCGCTATTAGCCCACCGTATACAACATACACGGCTATTATCACGGCCATTATCAGCAGTGCCATGTTGTAGTCGATAGAGAGCGATACCTCCATGAATCTCGATGCCCCTATCAGCACAACCCCTGCATACAGGGGCATGAATAAGAAGACCACCAGCCCGGCAAAAACCTGCAGGAATCTCGATCCGTACATCTTTCCAAGCAACTCCGGGAATGTCAAAGCCCCTGTTTTCATTCCAAACCTTCTGACTCTCTTTCCAACCACAGCATACGCTATGAATATTCCCACAAGGATATTGAGGAATGTCAGCCATAAAAGCGGCATCCCGAATAATCCAGCCACACCACCGAAACCAACAATGGCCGAAGTGGATATGAACGCTGCTCCATAAGATAAAGCCATTATCGCCGGATTTATTTTCCTGCCAGCAACGAGGTAATCCTCTGAGCTGTTTGTCGATTTAAATCCAAAGTACCCCAGATATATCGTCACTATCAGGTATATTGCAACAACCAGCGCCATCAACAGGAAATCCATCTCAACCCCTCCATTTCCATACTCCATAAGCTATGCAGAATATTACAGAGAGTATCGTCATCAAGTATCCCAGTGCTGTCCACACATCTGCCATACCCAGCATCATATCACCTTTGCTACTGTGTTACATTGATACACTATAACAAATTTAAAAATTTTTCGGCTGAAGCTGAAGATTGTAGGATCTCGAATAACTTTACACCTGAACAAACCTATGAGGTAAGTAAATTCATTGTGAAGGGGCCTGATAATTTAGAGTTGAGGCAAAGAATTGCTCTATTTCGAATGGAAAAGTTATTTTGGCTGTATAATAAGGTGACTAATGAATATGCAGTAGTTAAATATATCAAACATAGCAAATTAGAACTGATCTCCAAGGATCTTCTCATTAGGCGGTTTCATCTGAGTATATCTAAGGATGAGAATTGCCAAGAAGATTAATATAAACACACTGTACTTTTTCACAGCAAATACCTCGTATAATACTCTCGCAAGAACTAAATTTTGAAAAATAAAAAATTGAACCCCCATAAGCTCGTCTCATTACCAGCAGACCCACCCACTGTAGCAATTAGCGTTTCCAGCAGGTTGACCTGTTGGAGCATACCCCTATCCACCCGTCATCAAATTCATTATCGGACAGAGCCAGTTGTAAAAGTCTCCATTGAATCCAGCATAGTTTCCTGTGCTTTGACCTGCAGGCTGGTAGCCATACCCCATCATTGGCATCCCGTAGCCCATCATTCCGTATCCATAGTTCCATCCAAGTGGATGGGCTGTTGCTGTATACACCAAAGCTACTGCAGCTATTGCCACAACCACAACACCAACCCTTTTCCAGTTCATCTCACATCACCTCAGTCAACAGGTTGCTCTCAGAGGCAAAGGATGTTGCCTCTTAAAACATAATACAAAAAAGACAATAGACATTTTAGAACGTTTCAAAGAGAATAGATATGTTTCATTTTGCTAGAATGATTGATGAAAGAGTGTTAATGTTGTATTTTTGTTTTCCTGGAGATTCCCAGTGTATGGATTGACTGTGGAAGCTACTCAGCTTTTTGGAGATGCAAGTAACAAAACACAAACAATCTAAAAAACTAAAACACATTACTTCTTGAGGAAGAGTAAAATATTGAGGGTGTGGGAGCAAGAAGTACAATTATATATGTTAAAAAATTTAGTCAGGATGTGTTAGTAACAATTTCCCTTTTAAGTTTTTTCTAGATCTTTTTTCAGTACTTGCTTGCATACTAGCGCAGAAAAAAATACGTTTCCATAGAATAATTGGTTGAGTAGTTGATTGCAAAGTTCTCATGGATATGAGCTTATTCGAAGTGAAGTCTTTAAGTAGCATATTCTAAAATGTAGGTAGGATCTGTGGAACATCTTGAATCACCGAACTACCAAAAAACTCTCAAACTTCAGAATCTCGTTGTTTCAGGATATGCAGACCAAAGATTGTTATGGCGAATACTAACCCAAGTGCTATTATCTTGGTGTAATCCACTTCCTTGAGATCTAAGATAATAATCTCTCTCCCAAGAGCCGTTAAAACAGTAATCAGAAGTAGATTCGGGTCGATTATATCGTGAATCAGAAATCGAAGGGTTAGCGCTAGGAGTTCGAGCAATATCAGAGAGACCATCACATGTTTTACAGCTTCTTCACTAAGGGCTGCAGGTTCGTGGAATGGGTCCTCGAGGAAGTTGTAAAAAACGTAAGCAAACCTCAATATGACCATAAACGCAATAATTAATGCAAGTATCTTAACAGGAATTTCTACGAGCTTTGCTTTTAAATCATTGTTCATATCCAGTACCTCCATTAAAGTTTTAAAATATTGGTGGTGTTACATCTTCCGTGGGAGTTAAAAAAAGGCAGGGTTTTAACCCCACCCATGCAGCTCCAGCTACAAATCCCACTGCAGATAACCATACAAATACAAGAGAATAAAAAGATTCTCATTCAGGAACTGGCATCTGCTTTGAAAGGAATCTCATACCATATTCTTCGAGGACTTCGAGTTTAAGCACATCTATGGAATATACTATATTACGAGAAAGGTAGAAGTTAAAAATGGTGATTTCGTATTGAAAGAAGAGGTTGAGGCTGCTTTCGAGAAGAGTGTAACACCTTTCGGCAATTCAGCTAAGGTGCCCTAAGAGGTATATTGGGTGGAGAGCCTATATGGTTGTTGTGAGGGATTAGGTGAGAGTTTTGTCCCAAAGCCAGCTGAAGATGTAAAAAATATTCTAACAACAATCAATTGGATTTCTTTTTTGTCATCAATTAAGCTGATTCAGAGAAAGAGAGGAACCACATGAAAACACTATGAGGGTTACTACATATTTATATACCACAATCTACATAAACAGGAAATGATAACTGAGCACAAATACGCAAGTGTCTGGGCGCAAGAAATTAACCTCAGAACCTTTAAAATCGAGAAAAAACCACAAACGGGAGAGATTGCATATAGCAATATCTAAAGAAAATTATAATTTCCTTCGCAAACTCGAATTTCATTGATAATCCAGTATAAAGTTTAAATCTCAAATTCATCCAGATTTCGTGGTAGTTTCGCCAGTTTCCGTGCGGGGGTTGCCGAGTCAGGAAAAGGCGCAAGGCTTAAGACCTTGTCCCGCAGGGGTCCGAGGGTTCAAATCCCTCCCCCCGCATTAATTTACCAGTAAATAATAAATAGATTTAAGACTATCTATTCTTATGCCAAGACCAAACAGAGGTAAAACTGAGACTGTTAAGAAACGAGCAATCTATGTTTATCTCCCATCCGAAGAGATGGCAGAAGAGTGGAAAAGAATAGCAAAGGAAAGAAACATTTCCATATCAAAATTTGTGGTTGAGTGCGTTCAGGAGTCGCTCTCAAAAGATGAATCGGATTTTGTTTCGAGAAAAGAGCTTCTTGACAGAGTTAAAAAACTTGAAGATGAGAATAAGGAGCTGAGAAAGGAGAACAGGATGCTTAAAAATCTTGTTGATAAGCTTGACGAGGAGTTGAAGATTTACAGAGCAAAACCCTTCCTCGAAAGTGAATTCGTTGGAAAGAGGGAATTCTCTGATGAGTTGATAGATCTATTCAAAAGAAGGAAGTATGTGGAATACGAAGAGCTCTACTTACTCCTGAATGTTGATCCGGTAAATGACCAGGAACTGGTCAGGAGTTACCTCAGGCAGATAGAGGCACTCGAACAGTATGGCTTAATTGAGTCCACCGCGAGGGGGTGGAAATGGAAGCTCTGATGCAGACCTCATTCCTTGAGGCTTTCAGAGAGGACTGCATCAGCAGGGGAATGACTTCAGAGAGCATTAGAAGGTACATCTCCTGTCTCAGAATATTCCTGAAGTGGCTCGATGAGAGAAATGTTGACGTAAAAGGTGTTGATAAATTTGTCTTGAGGGACTTTCTATCTTATCTCAGAAGCAAGGGATTGAAGCAGAAGACTCTCGAAAACTACTTTTCAGCAATTTCCAGCTTCTATGACTTTCTGCTGTATGAAGGTGTTGTTAAAGGTAATCCAGTCAATCCTGTCAGAAAAAGGTATCTGAACCCGTACAAGAAAAATAAGAGTTCAGAGAAGAGAGTTCTCACGGTTGAGGAAGCAAGCCTGCTGGTTAACTCGATACCATATATCAGGGATAAGGCCATAGTCCTTCTCCTGCTAAAGACCGGAATCAGAAGAGGTGAACTAATCTCGATTGACGTGCAGGATATAAACTGGGAAGAGCAATCGATACTCCTGAAACCAAAGGCAAAAAGGTCCAACAGAGTAGTATTCTTCGATGACGAAACCGGAAGAATTCTCAAAAAATGGATGAAAGTTCGAGAGAAGCTGAATCCGAAGACTGATGCGCTGTTCGTTAATGAGAGGGGAGAAAGGCTCAGAAGAAATGGAGTTTACGGAGCAGTGACCAAGTGGGCTTCGATGCTTGGCTTCCATAATCCCGAATCTGACAATCCCATGGACCACTTCACTCCACACACGTGCAGACACTGCTTCACAATGTGGCTGAGAAAGAGCGGAATGAGGAGAGAGTTCATTAAGGAGCTTAGAGGAGATTCAAGAAGAGAGGCAATTGATATCTACGACCACATAGATAAAGATGAGCTAAGAAAAGCTTATCTCGCGCATATACCGAAGCTGGGTGTTGAATAATCCATAAAATAAAATTTTAAAATTTTTAGAATTCAAAAAATCTTACAGCTTTTCTACCAGTAGATCTTCTTTAAGATAGATCAGGCCCAGTGCGTTGAATACTTCCCATAAACCTCTATCAATTTTCTGGAACAGTGTTGTGTCTGGATGGTAAAAACTTGAAACTCCAAAGCAGGCCAATGGGACACTAAAACCATCATAATCAGTCAATTTACTCTGTATGTCTTCCTTTAGATTAATTATCTCTTTTCCTATTCTATCATCTATTCCTACTGAGTTTCCCAAATCTTTGAAGAATTTGTGGATATTTCCTTTGTATTTTATATGCAACACCGGAGGTATCGAAACGAAAAATAAACCGAGTTTCGCAAATTCCCACACCTCCTCGTCAGAATATTTTCCTTGGTTGCAAAGCACAAAAAATTTCAGTGCTTCGTGGGAATACTTTACCGTTGAGAGTATAGCCCAGATAGGAGGACTATCTATTAATGACATGATTGCCTTACCTTTCATTTGGTTGAACAATGTTAAAAATGACGTATCCGAGTTCCTTTCGGAGGATATATTAAGAAGTTTGATTAAATCTTTGGACAACTCATTTACCTTTTTCATAGTTTCAGGATCTAGGTTTGATAGCAAGTCACCAATGTGTCGTTCTAAATACGTTTTTTTGGTACTGGAAGACAAAATAAGCAGTCTTCTAATTTCATCACTAAACGCATTTTTGAGCTTATCAAGTTCGGCTTTTAAGAAGTCTATAACCAAATTACCAAAATCTGTGTGCATGAGCTCCACATAGTCGCCCTTGTAATTCTCAAATACTTCAACTACACACCTTAAGACGTTCCAGTCCACATTTTTAAACTCTATAACGTGTCTCTCACGCCGTTTCCTTCGTGGTCTTATTTTAACACAGCCCATATCTTCTAGTCCAGGATAGCCAGATTTCTCATCATTTACCTCCTGCGAGATTTGTTTGTAGATCGCAAATTCCTTTATATTCATCCGCATTTTATTTTTTAATACGTCAAAAAGCGTTGCATAGTCCATCTCCCCATTACCGCACTTCCAGAGTGCCAGTAATATCTCTTTCTTAGAAGACTTCGGCACACCACTGGTCATATTCATATTTATTGAAATTTTATTTCTTATAATTTTTTGTTTTGTTTTATCTGTTATGTTATTATATTATAGTTAATATATTTAATAATTAATTCTTTTTCAGTTTATGTACTTGAAATTCTTTAGGATCAAGAATTCAGTTGATAGAATTTTTCTGCATTTATATTTCTATTAATTTAACTTTCAATTTTTATTAAATTATAATAAATTTTAAAACTCCATGCAGAACCAATATCATGGTCAATATAGCCTCCGAACGCCATAAACTGAGTAATGGTGTTCGATTGGAGATCTGTTCCGAATACATAGGACATCTTGAGGATGTCGAAGTAGGCCATAAAGTGATAAAACTCAGATTTAGGAACGGAGATATAATAAAAATCAATTGTAGCACAGAAATGGCACAAAAGCTCAGAAGATCCATAGGAAAGAAAATATCCGTTTTACATACCGATGATCCCGAAAAAAGTTCATTTTACACGATTTTGAGGCTAAAGAAAATATTTACTGCAAAGGAGGTGATAAAAACGTTTGTTGGTTAGAACGATCAATTGTGCGGTCTGCATAAGTTAACTAACGGAGTACATAACTGGGCACCGGATTTTCCCATAAAACCGAGAGGCACCGAATTCTTCCCACCACAATTAGGCACCAGAAAATCACACTACCCAAGGATGCCCAGCTCAGGGCTCTCACATCAAATCTGAAGCCCATGCTGTCGGGGATGAATGCCATCGATACCGTCTGCATAGGCCCTCCCGCAACCGGCAAGACGTCATGCGTGAGAAAGATCATCTCATCTGCTGAGATTAAGGCTGGATACGTGAACGCCTCCCTCGTAAGAACCAGATCAGAACTTGCAACCAGTCTTCAATTTTACCGAAAATTTTAAAAAAACAGACCAGCTATTAAAAAACTGACCAAGATACACCACAATAAGAAGTTCTAAATATTATCAATAAATACTATAAATAAAATAGTGGTGGCAACCCGATGAAAGAAGACGAAGAGAGCAAAGCTATAAAAATCCTAATAGCTGATGACGAAAAGGCACTGGTAGAAATCATCGAAAAAATGATAGTACATTTTTTCAACCAGTATCCAAATTTCAATGTTGTGGTGTACAAAACAACCAGTGGTAAAGAAGCTTTTCAAAAGTATGCTGAGGTGAAACCCCACCTGTCCTTCATAGATCTCGTCATGCGTGATAAACATGGCATGGAGTTAATAGACGAGATCACGAGTAACTTCCAGAATTCAAAGATAATTGTGCTTTCTCCCTTTTCAGAATCGATAATCAGGGAAGTCAAAAAATTGGGTAAAGATACAACCGTACTGACAAAACCATTCAGGATAAGAGATCTATACACAGCAATAAGTAAAGTTCTATCAACCGATTTTCCTGAGTTTTCCACTTGTTTCAGAACAGATATGAGTTTATAAATCACCCACTTCCAGCATTTCTCGCATTATCCTTTCCCCCAATTTGGAAGATAGCTCGTCAGCCTCTGAACCGCTCATGTTCCCATCATATGCATGTGATACCGATTTTTTCCTATGTGTACTGCAACAACATCATGGATGTCATGAATGCTATCAAACCTTCTCTCTCAGATTTCTCATAGAACTCATTCGATTTCCCGAATTAACTCACAACAAAGACAATTGTGGTATCTACCAGAGGTTTCCCTTCAAATGGTGTGATATTTTATCTGTCGTGCTTCGCATGATCCTTCTGAATTCGAGAACATACTTTTCGCCATCGTGGTATGGATCGCTGAACCTGACATCAACACCCATCCTAATCAGATGTACCTTGAAGAGTTCAAGTACTTCAAGGCTGCTGAATCTCAGTCTGTGATGTTCAGAGACTTCCCTTCCGCAACTGACATCAATTACGCTTTTAATCATAGATTCCAGAATTGCCTTTCCTATCCTTTCACACCTTTCTTTGAATTTGCTTTCGTTTTCATTAAATTCGAAGCTCTGAAACGCTTCCCTTACAAGTCTTGAAAGCATGAAATCCTTTCCATAGTCGTTGAAGTATCTGAAAGCAAAGTATAAATCCGTGGCATTGGATTCACTTGTTGTATATTTTATCGGATTTATCTTCATTTCAGGATCCTTTAAAACTATCCCCTCTCTACCCTCGTTCCCTATTCGCTCAATAATATCTCTGCAAACCTCATGAGCTACATTTGTATCACATCTCTCCAGAATCGGAGCTAATTTAAACCCATACTCCTCTGCAATTTTCATTTTATTATCAATTGATAGAGATCTGTTAGACCTTTTCTCCCTCACATCAAATATATAAAAGTCCAGATCGGTGCCGTAGATGTCCTTAACCACAAATGGGGACTCTTTACCCACAACCTCACAGCAAAGCATGAGTTCTGGATAATGTCTGAAAAAAGAGCTGTCAATCATCTCCCTCGCTTTTTCTGTAGTATATGGACAGATGAAACCCCTTCTCGTTATTGCATATAGATTGCTGCCAAAGTTAACAATCCTTACATTATACCCGTTCATCTTTTCCTCAACAACCACCTCATCCCTGAAATGCTTTTTTATTGTTGGATGAAGTGTTAAAGCCCTCCTTATCTTCGGATATCCTCTGACTACTTCCAAACCATGCTTTGTTTTTGCTATAAGCGTACCCTCTTCAAATCCACCAAACTTTTTCTCGAGCTTGTATGCAGAGACGATATCATGAAAAAAAGAGTGTTTAACAAAAGCTTCTCTCAGGAGGTTTCTCTCCTCCAGCCTTTTCGCAGCTGGAGGAGACAGGTGTAAAGCTTCCGCAACGAATTTCATCTACATTTTGGAATACAGGAACCTTATGAGGTCTCTCTCGGTGATTATACCTTCAAGGTTTCCATTATTGACAACGAGAGCCACACCGTATCCTGATCCTTTCATAAGCTTCACAAGATCGGAAATTCTCTCATCCGGAGGCACGAGCAGTGGCTCCTTGTACACTCTAAGATTCTCGTTGGATAGTATGTGAGACAGGGGCTGATTCAGGGCTTCCTTGATGTCACCGGTTATCAGCATTTTGAAGGCCTCTCCACTCCCAAAATACCTCAAAATTTCTCTTGCAGTGACCAATCCAACGAATATACCATCCCTAATCACAGGAAGTCTTCTCATCTTCCTTGAGATCATCAGTTTCATGGCTTCCTCTACAGTAGTATCAGGACTGGCTGTTATGACGCCCTTCGTCATATAATTCCTAACAAAACCATCAATTTCTCCATTTTCCGACAAATAGCTCAGGACATCCTTCTCGGTTATTATGCCAAGAATTATATTATCTCTATCAACAACAGGGCAACCACCAACCCTTTTCTTTAGCATTAGCTCAATTGCATCTTCAAGAGAAGATGTAAAATCGATGCTTATCACATCTCCTTCCATTATGGCCTCAACCTCTTCGTTGACTGCAGCCATCAGATTTCCATCATATCTGTTCTGAACGATCTGGTACTTCTGCCCCCCTCCAAAGAAGTTTATTATATCCGTGACCGTTATAATTCCTTCAAGCCTCTTTGTTCCTGGGTCCGCTATGGGCATCCTTCTGAAATTGTACTTCATCATCGACTTCACTGCAGACATTATCGTGGATGTTGGTGGTATCGTAACGACACTCTTCGTGCAGTAGTCCATTATTTCTCCTTCTTTCAGCTTTGCTGAGTTTTTCTTCTCCCTCGTAGGCTTTCCTGCGTAGTCTTTATACATCATATCACCAGAATAAATCATCCCTCGTTAAGCTCTGCACAGTCCTCACAGAGCTTCAGACCATTATACTCGACAAGATTATCATAGAACTTCCCGCATTTCTCACACTTGCCAAACCTGACATCCTCATACTCACTCTCTCTCAAGAGCATCTTATAGTTTTTAATCTCGTTGGACTCTATCAGATCCAGCGAGACACTCAAAATATCGTTGTCCGTTATTATCCCAACAAGCCTGTTTTCATTTACGATGGGCAACCTCCTGATTCCCTTTTTGAGCATTATTTGGGCTGCCTCCCTCAGGCTCGTCATCGGGTTTATCACAATTAGCGGTGTTGTCATTATATCCTTAAGCAAAACCTCTGAAGGGGTTTTATTTCTCGATACTACTTTCTCCAAAATATCCTTCTCGGTAACGATTCCAACGGGATTTCCGTTATCCAACACTACAATACTCCCAACACCACATTCAAGCATTTTTCTCGATGCATTGAGCAAGGAATCTTCAAGACTGGCTGTACAAACTTCTCTCGTCATAATTTCTTTCACTGGTATGTTATGGGGCATTTCCATCACTATGGGAAAGTCATCCAAAGGGTTTTAAAGTTTTTTGGATGGAGAGGAAATTGTATTTCCGAAATAGCACTTTTAGAGATAAAGAGGAAATATGAATCCCTATGCACTCGATAAGCTCTCGCAAGAATCCTCTACCTACTCCAAACAAATTTTCCGGTTTATTCAGGGATTGCTCAAGAATACAAACCCATCACACCAGTATTACAAACAGATCCACATACACAATATGAAGTAAATATAATAAATCTTAACCGTAAACAGTAAGTTTGATATAGAATCATTGATATATGCTCCAAAAACTGGTGAGAATCATGAAGAGATATCTGATTCTACTGATCCTTATGATCGCATTAGTACCAGTTTCAGCCCAAAAAGTTTATACCAGCACACAAACAGTAAAAGAAGGAGAGAACTTTAAGGTAAAGGTTTATGGTAGTTACTTCGATTCGATAGCTGGGATAGATCTAAACATTCAGTTCGACCCATCAGTAATCAAACTGAATGGCATAAGTGCTGGAAAAAATTTCTCAAAGTGTTTTAAATTCAATAATATAAACAATACTAGGGGTTTTGGAAGGGTTGCCATAATATGCGGTGATGCGAGAACCTTTAAAAATGATTTGATAGCGATATACAGCTTCACAGCTTTAAAAGGTGAAACACATCTGCATATCACAGCCAGCCTGAGCACTTCTGATTTCAAAACGGTATATCCTGAAACGGTTGATGGTTCTGTGAAAGTGCTCACTAAAGGCTCTCCAGATACCGGTTCTGCAAGTACCGGCAGTTCAGGATTGACAGATCCTGCAAACAACGCCCAGAACGGGGTACAACCTACTGTACAACCTACTCAACAGCCAGTAAATACCGTACAGCCAGCTAAAACCGAACAGACTCCCATAGCAGAGCAGACTCAAAAACCCAAATCCCAAACCGAGCAAAAAACTTCAAGTCCTGCATCCCACACAACTCCAACAGCTATTCCAACAACCACAGAAATTGCTACAAAGAGCACAACCGAAGAAAAACTCAATCTGAAGAACATACCCGAGATACCCGGATTCGAGGTGTGTCCACTCCTTATTGCAGCCCTGATATCAGCAATAAGGAGTAGAAAGTCTTAACCTTCGCATCTCAATTCCATTATTTAGCACAATACTTGTAAAATAGTTAAAGTTTAATAAATTTTAACAATTAATTATTATAACCAAATTCTTGGAAGAATAGGATTTTCTGGTCATATAGTAAAGTTACATTTAATTCTCCATATATATTGCTACCAACCCAAATCATAAGACTGAAAAAATAAGTTCTTTTAGGATTAGCAGTTTAAATCGTGTCTTAATTTGTTTTGTTAATGGAAAAATTTATTTATTGTTATGTTCGTTATAGTAATATGTCCAAGATGGTTCATATAATACCAGTCGGTGTTAATAAGGAAAGAATGCTTGACAGTATAAGGCAGAGTGGATATCCGATACAGAAAGTGTACATGGTACTTGGAAAGGACGAGAGCTTAAGCGGTGAAAAAGAGATCTACAAAAACGCCGATGAGATCGAGAATACACTTAAAGTGCTGATAGATGTCGATAGAATATATGTG
This genomic window contains:
- a CDS encoding sodium:solute symporter family protein, which encodes MDFLLMALVVAIYLIVTIYLGYFGFKSTNSSEDYLVAGRKINPAIMALSYGAAFISTSAIVGFGGVAGLFGMPLLWLTFLNILVGIFIAYAVVGKRVRRFGMKTGALTFPELLGKMYGSRFLQVFAGLVVFLFMPLYAGVVLIGASRFMEVSLSIDYNMALLIMAVIIAVYVVYGGLIAVIYTDAFQGGIMLVSMIFLLISTYAFFGGVIPAHETLTSYNDLAVEIFSSKIPGHNGWTAFPTLGSVAWWVLVSSLILGVGIGVLAQPQLAVRLMTVGSDRDLDRAVPIGAFFIFIMVGTSFIVGALSNAYFLETVGKPSIAVAGGNVDKIIPAFINSFMPDWFVVLFLVTLLAAAMSTLSSQFHTIGSALGRDVFQAGLMKGRYDEKTILITRIAIAIGIVFSIFLAYILPPGVIARGTAIFFALCASSFLPAYLGGLYWSKASREGAITSILAGFTISLIYLTFVHAKEASELGICKLIFGVNTIAQFPWTVVDPIVVALPVSTVTFIAVSLVTKQKVRIVEEVKT
- a CDS encoding symporter small accessory protein gives rise to the protein MMLGMADVWTALGYLMTILSVIFCIAYGVWKWRG
- a CDS encoding phosphate-starvation-inducible PsiE family protein, which encodes MNNDLKAKLVEIPVKILALIIAFMVILRFAYVFYNFLEDPFHEPAALSEEAVKHVMVSLILLELLALTLRFLIHDIIDPNLLLITVLTALGREIIILDLKEVDYTKIIALGLVFAITIFGLHILKQRDSEV
- a CDS encoding DUF2080 family transposase-associated protein; this translates as MKEEVEAAFEKSVTPFGNSAKVP
- a CDS encoding V-type ATP synthase subunit I domain-containing protein; amino-acid sequence: MPRPNRGKTETVKKRAIYVYLPSEEMAEEWKRIAKERNISISKFVVECVQESLSKDESDFVSRKELLDRVKKLEDENKELRKENRMLKNLVDKLDEELKIYRAKPFLESEFVGKREFSDELIDLFKRRKYVEYEELYLLLNVDPVNDQELVRSYLRQIEALEQYGLIESTARGWKWKL
- a CDS encoding tyrosine-type recombinase/integrase → MEALMQTSFLEAFREDCISRGMTSESIRRYISCLRIFLKWLDERNVDVKGVDKFVLRDFLSYLRSKGLKQKTLENYFSAISSFYDFLLYEGVVKGNPVNPVRKRYLNPYKKNKSSEKRVLTVEEASLLVNSIPYIRDKAIVLLLLKTGIRRGELISIDVQDINWEEQSILLKPKAKRSNRVVFFDDETGRILKKWMKVREKLNPKTDALFVNERGERLRRNGVYGAVTKWASMLGFHNPESDNPMDHFTPHTCRHCFTMWLRKSGMRREFIKELRGDSRREAIDIYDHIDKDELRKAYLAHIPKLGVE
- a CDS encoding response regulator; the encoded protein is MKEDEESKAIKILIADDEKALVEIIEKMIVHFFNQYPNFNVVVYKTTSGKEAFQKYAEVKPHLSFIDLVMRDKHGMELIDEITSNFQNSKIIVLSPFSESIIREVKKLGKDTTVLTKPFRIRDLYTAISKVLSTDFPEFSTCFRTDMSL
- a CDS encoding RNA ligase; the protein is MKFVAEALHLSPPAAKRLEERNLLREAFVKHSFFHDIVSAYKLEKKFGGFEEGTLIAKTKHGLEVVRGYPKIRRALTLHPTIKKHFRDEVVVEEKMNGYNVRIVNFGSNLYAITRRGFICPYTTEKAREMIDSSFFRHYPELMLCCEVVGKESPFVVKDIYGTDLDFYIFDVREKRSNRSLSIDNKMKIAEEYGFKLAPILERCDTNVAHEVCRDIIERIGNEGREGIVLKDPEMKINPIKYTTSESNATDLYFAFRYFNDYGKDFMLSRLVREAFQSFEFNENESKFKERCERIGKAILESMIKSVIDVSCGREVSEHHRLRFSSLEVLELFKVHLIRMGVDVRFSDPYHDGEKYVLEFRRIMRSTTDKISHHLKGNLW